CACCTACGCCGTGGTGATGAACGTGTTCAACCCCACCAAGTCGGGCATGTTCCAGTTCAATGCTCTGGCGCAGGCCCCCGGAGACGTGCCGGTGTCTGGCTATCTGGGCAGCTGGTCCGTCGATATTGACTGACCCCGACTGATAAACTCCCTCCTTGATGAAAGGCCGGGCGCCGTAACACTCCCATGACAAAACGAACCTTCGGAGGCACCAGCCGCAAGCGCAAGCGCGTTTCAGGTTTCCGGGTGCGCATGCGCTCCCACACCGGCCGCCGCGTGATCCGCAGCCGCCGCAAGCGTGGACGGGCACGTCTCGCCGCCTGATCGTTCAGAGCATCTGCGATGGTCTTGCCGGCATCCATGCGCTTGCGCGGCCATCGCTGTTTCAACCATCTTCATCGGCGCGGCAAGCGTTTTCACAGCACCTTGATGGTGTTGCGCACAGCCCCAGCCAGAAATGAATTGCTGAACCGCAGCGCGGTTTTGAAACCATCGTCGTCTGTGGCGAAGAGCGCACGTTGCCGTGTGGCTGTTGTGATCAGCAGCAAAGTGAGCAAGCGTGCCGTCGTGCGCAATCGCCTGCGCCGCCGCTTGCACGATCATCTGCGCAGCCGCTTTGAACAGGCTCCGGAATATGGATCCGTCTGGCTTTTGCTGAGTTTGAAACCAGGGGTCGCCCCCGAGAACCACGCCTTGCTGGAAGAATGCGACAGATTGCTTGAACAGGCGGGGCTGACGGAATGACCAGTTCGATCCAGGAAGAGACTTTCTACGAAGGCGGCCCTGCCAAGGGAGATCTGATTTTCAATCTCCTTCTGGGCCTCACTCTCATCGGCCTTCCCTTCGCGGTAGGCGGGGTGGTAAGGGCCCTCTGGCTGCGTTTCAAGGTCACCAGTCGACGCATCTCCGTTAGCGGCGGCTGGTTGGGCAGGGATCGCACCCAAGTGGTCTACAGCCAGATCAAGGAAGTCCGCTGTGTGCCTCGGGGCTTTGGTGCCTGGGGCGACATGGTGCTGGTGCTCACGGACGGCTCGCGTCTAGAACTGCGCTCCATGCCCAGATTCCGAGAGATTGAGACCTACATCGAGGAACGGATCAAGGCCAGTCCTGCTGCCAAAAAGGCAGACAGCGACGCCGCATCCACCAAGGGATTCGCTGCCTGACCCCAGGCATCAGCGCAACAGCATCCCCGTTGTTGCACACTGGCATCACCTTTCATCACCACTCGGAACGCCATCGTGATCGGGTACATCTCCGACAACCTGCTGCTACCAATCCTTGATTTCTTCTACGGATTGGTCCCCAGCTACGGACTTGCGATCGTGGCACTCACGGTGGTGATCCGCCTGGCGCTGTTTCCACTCAGCAACGGATCCATCCGCAGTGCTCGCCGCATGCGCATTGCCCAACCGGTGATGCAGAAGCGGCAAGCCGAGATCAAGGCACGCTTCGCCAGCAACCCGCAGAAACAGCAGGAAGAGCTGGGCAAGCTGATGAAGGAATTCGGCAGCCCGCTGGCCGGTTGTTTGCCTCTGCTCGTGCAGATGCCGATCCTGTTCGCTCTGTTTGCCACCCTGCGGGGATCACCGTTCGCGGATGTGCCTTACACCCTCAATTTGAAGGTGCTGCCGTCCGATCAGATTGCAGCCGTCGAACCCAAGCCCTTCAGCAGCGCCAGTCACTCGATCTTCATCACTGAGACTGATCACGTGCCCGTGATCGCGAGCCTGCCAGGGGGCACCAAGATCGGCTCCGGGGAATCTGTCCAGATTCAACTGCAGACAAAAAGCGGCACACCCTTCAGCGAAGTGCTGACCGATGTCGACAACGGCCAGTCCTTTCTCCCCGATTGGACGGTGACCAAAGGCGAGTCCATTGTTTCCGTCTCCGACAGCGGCACGATCACTGCTCTGGCACCGGGTGATGCCACCGTCGAAGGCAAAATCCCCGGCCTAGCGGCACGCAGCGGCTTCCTGTTCATCAAGGCCCTGGGTCAGGTGGGCTTCTACACCGAAGGATCCATCAACTGGGATATCGCGATCCTGGTGGGATCCTTCGGCGTCAGCCTGTTCATTTCCCAGCTGCTGTCTGGCATGGGAATGCCTGCCAATCCCCAACAGGCAACTGCTAACAAAATCACGCCGGTCATGATCACAGGCATGTTCCTGTTCTTCCCCCTGCCGGCGGGCGTTCTCCTGTACATGGTGATCGCCAACATTTTTCAAGCTGCGCAGACCTTTCTGCTCACCCGTGAGGCCTTACCCGACAATCTCCAGGCCATTCTTGATGAGCAGCTGAAGCAGGCCCAGACACCTGCAGCCGCCACCGCCGGTGGTGCAATCGGTAACCGGCTGCCCTTCGAACCGAAAGGCGGCAACAAATGATTCCCGGCCTTGAGCCGGTACCGCTGAGGGAGCTGCAGGCCCTGGGGACATCCAGGGTCTGGGACGTGGAAGGGCAACTCGAGGCGATGCCAAGCCTGACTCCCGTGCGCGGCACTCTCAGGGCCGAGCATCGCGGCAACCTGCTCGAAGTCGAAGGGTCGCTGCAAACCATCGTGTGCCTACGCTGCGATCGCTGCCTGGGCCGCTTCAACCAAGAGCTGAAGGCGGAGTCCAAGGAACTGATCTGGCTCGGAGATGAGCCAACAGAAGAACTGCTGGCCGAGGCAGGGCTGGATTCCGAGACCCCGGATGGCCTGGTGGACTTCCTGAACCCCCGTGGAGATTTCGAGCCGGAACGTTGGGTGTTCGAACAACTGAGTCTTCAGATGTCGGTGGTCAACCGTTGCGGCGACCTCTGCCCAGGCATGCCGCAAGCCACGCCCGAACCCCGCGAGCCATCAACTGCGGTGACCGTGGATCCTCGCTGGCAGGCGCTGCAGGATCTGCAATCGTCCCTGCAACCGGATGGGGGAGACCATGACTGACACCTGGATCGGGCAACTGGATCTACTCATCCGTTCAGGCACACCGCTGATCTGGATCCGCAGCCATGAGGAGGAGCGGGTTGAGGGACTGCTGCAGCAGACCTGTGAGCGGCTCCCCGATCGCACCCTGGCCTGCTGGGACTTCGTGGGCGGCCTCAGTGGCGTGCTTGGGCAGGAGCAGCTGGGGGCGCGTCAGCCCATGGCCGTGCTGCAGTGGCTTCAAGATCGTTCCAGCAGCAATCCCACGTTGCTGCTGCTGAAAGACGTGCATCGCTTCTGTGATGACCCCGGCATCGCGCGCATGCTGCGCAACCTGTCCAGCCAGCTGCGCACCACCCCGCACACTCTGATCGTGACCTGCGGGCAATGGACGCCACCTGCAGATCTGGATGAAGCGCTCACATTGCTGGATCTGCCCTTGCCCCAGGAAGAGGAGCTGCGCACCCTGCTGGCCAACATCGCCCGCGCCAGCGGACGCGATCTGGAAGCGGATGTGCTGGAGGAACTCACCCATGCCTGCTGTGGCCTCAGCGAGGCTCGGGTGCGGCATGTGGCCGCCAAAGCTCTCGCCCAACGGGGATCCCTGAGCCGTGACGATCTGGCCGATGTGCTGGAAGAGAAACGCCTCTCCCTCGCCCGCAGCGAAGTGCTCGAGTTCTGCCAGACCGATGCCACACCGGGAGACATCGGCGGCCTGGAGACCCTGAAGCACTGGCTGGATCAGCGCCATCGCGCCTTCAATGACGATGCCCGTCGATTCGGCCTGCCTCTCCCGCGCGGAGTTCTTCTGGTCGGTCCCCAGGGCACCGGCAAATCACTCACGGCCCGTGCCATCGCGCACAGCTGGTCCATGCCGCTGTTGCGACTGGATGTGGGACGCCTGTTTTCCGGCCTGGTGGGTGCCAGTGAAGCGCGCACACGCGACATGATTCAACGGGCAGAAGCCATGGCCCCATGCGTGCTGTGGATCGACGAAATCGACAAGGGGTTCGGCAACGACAGCCGCAGCGATGGCGGCACCAGCCAGCGCGTGCTGGCCACCGTGCTCACCTGGATGGCTGAGAAGCGCTCCGCGGTGTTTGTGGTGGCCACCGCCAACGGCGTGGAGCGGCTGCCGGCTGAACTGCTCCGGAAAGGACGCTTCGATGAGATCTTTCTGCTGGATCTCCCCTCGCGGGACGAGCGCAACAGCATCGTGAGCTTGCACCTCCAGCGCCGACGCCCCGGCCTTGAGTTGCCTCTCTCCACCGTGATCGACCGCACCGATGGGTATTCAGGCGCTGAACTCGAACAGGTGGTGATTGAAGCCATGCACCTGGCCTTCGCGGACAGCCGTGAGCTGTCTGAAAGCGATCTGATCCAGGCCGCAGCACAACTGGTGCCACTGTCACGCACCGCACGGGAACAACTGGAGAGCCTCAAGCAATGGGCCAGCGCGGGTCGCGCGCGACCCGCTTCATTGCGGGGAGTAACGAACTCTCAACCGGCGTAACAATCTGAGTGGGGCGATCAAGCCAGATCCCTGAGCACTCCTTAGGTTCCGGTCACCGACCGCAAACCTTCTGTGAACCGTCCTTCCGATTTCACTGCTCAGCTGGCAGCAGCATGCCTCGGAGCCGGTGTGATCACCACGGTGGCTGTGGCCCAGGGCCAGAACCCGATCACCGCACTGGGGATCACCCTGTTCTCCGCCGTCGCTGCCGTGATGGTGGGACAGGTTCTCT
This region of Synechococcus sp. NOUM97013 genomic DNA includes:
- the yidC gene encoding membrane protein insertase YidC gives rise to the protein MIGYISDNLLLPILDFFYGLVPSYGLAIVALTVVIRLALFPLSNGSIRSARRMRIAQPVMQKRQAEIKARFASNPQKQQEELGKLMKEFGSPLAGCLPLLVQMPILFALFATLRGSPFADVPYTLNLKVLPSDQIAAVEPKPFSSASHSIFITETDHVPVIASLPGGTKIGSGESVQIQLQTKSGTPFSEVLTDVDNGQSFLPDWTVTKGESIVSVSDSGTITALAPGDATVEGKIPGLAARSGFLFIKALGQVGFYTEGSINWDIAILVGSFGVSLFISQLLSGMGMPANPQQATANKITPVMITGMFLFFPLPAGVLLYMVIANIFQAAQTFLLTREALPDNLQAILDEQLKQAQTPAAATAGGAIGNRLPFEPKGGNK
- the rpmH gene encoding 50S ribosomal protein L34, encoding MTKRTFGGTSRKRKRVSGFRVRMRSHTGRRVIRSRRKRGRARLAA
- a CDS encoding PH domain-containing protein, whose protein sequence is MTSSIQEETFYEGGPAKGDLIFNLLLGLTLIGLPFAVGGVVRALWLRFKVTSRRISVSGGWLGRDRTQVVYSQIKEVRCVPRGFGAWGDMVLVLTDGSRLELRSMPRFREIETYIEERIKASPAAKKADSDAASTKGFAA
- the rnpA gene encoding ribonuclease P protein component; translation: MVLPASMRLRGHRCFNHLHRRGKRFHSTLMVLRTAPARNELLNRSAVLKPSSSVAKSARCRVAVVISSKVSKRAVVRNRLRRRLHDHLRSRFEQAPEYGSVWLLLSLKPGVAPENHALLEECDRLLEQAGLTE
- a CDS encoding DUF177 domain-containing protein, encoding MIPGLEPVPLRELQALGTSRVWDVEGQLEAMPSLTPVRGTLRAEHRGNLLEVEGSLQTIVCLRCDRCLGRFNQELKAESKELIWLGDEPTEELLAEAGLDSETPDGLVDFLNPRGDFEPERWVFEQLSLQMSVVNRCGDLCPGMPQATPEPREPSTAVTVDPRWQALQDLQSSLQPDGGDHD
- a CDS encoding AAA family ATPase, with translation MTDTWIGQLDLLIRSGTPLIWIRSHEEERVEGLLQQTCERLPDRTLACWDFVGGLSGVLGQEQLGARQPMAVLQWLQDRSSSNPTLLLLKDVHRFCDDPGIARMLRNLSSQLRTTPHTLIVTCGQWTPPADLDEALTLLDLPLPQEEELRTLLANIARASGRDLEADVLEELTHACCGLSEARVRHVAAKALAQRGSLSRDDLADVLEEKRLSLARSEVLEFCQTDATPGDIGGLETLKHWLDQRHRAFNDDARRFGLPLPRGVLLVGPQGTGKSLTARAIAHSWSMPLLRLDVGRLFSGLVGASEARTRDMIQRAEAMAPCVLWIDEIDKGFGNDSRSDGGTSQRVLATVLTWMAEKRSAVFVVATANGVERLPAELLRKGRFDEIFLLDLPSRDERNSIVSLHLQRRRPGLELPLSTVIDRTDGYSGAELEQVVIEAMHLAFADSRELSESDLIQAAAQLVPLSRTAREQLESLKQWASAGRARPASLRGVTNSQPA